The Megalobrama amblycephala isolate DHTTF-2021 linkage group LG7, ASM1881202v1, whole genome shotgun sequence genome window below encodes:
- the LOC125271821 gene encoding uncharacterized protein LOC125271821: MKQSVYHDSVTVISLNQPVYIVEKMTPDMEDSMKKVLGWTVKILSVRAEDGIEMCSILRESTDKTYVSFIAMDSSGAVIKATEVKEKLNTELKALTSELEKVFGPGLEIKVEDSPENPEGPGQGVTITLIAFGVVLAISIVNIVSTVIYNVKKKKQEHLLCQNLHENVPVPQRRWSLDNLADFNINPESRAAMELHEIKSKAH; encoded by the exons ATGAAGCAAAGTGTTTATCATGACAGCGTCACAGTAATCTCTCTAAACCAGCCCGTATACATAGTGGAGAAGATGACACCAGATATGGAAGA TTCCATGAAGAAAGTTTTAGGCTGGACTGTGAAAATCCTCAGTGTGAGAGCTGAAGATGGGATTGAGATGTGCTCCATTCTCAGAGAATCTACAGACAAAACTTATGTCAGTTTCATTGCCATGGACTCCAGTGGAGCTGTCATCAAAGCCACAGAGGTCAAAGA GAAACTGAACACTGAGCTCAAAGCTTTAACATCTGAACTGGAGAAGGTTTTTGGTCCTGGTTTGGAAATCAAAGTGGAGGACAGTCCTGAAAACCCTGAAGGTCCCGGTCAAGGAGTCACAATTACTCTCATCGCTTTCGGGGTGGTGCTGGCTATTAGCATTGTGAATATTGTGTCAACGGTTATCTATAATGTCAA GAAAAAGAAACAGGAACATTTATTGTGCCAAAATTTACATGAAAATGTACCTGTACCTCAAAGGAGATGGAGTCTTGACAACCTTGCTGACTTTAACAT AAACCCAGAATCCAGAGCGGCAATGGAActtcatgaaataaaaagtaaagCACATTGA